The Candidatus Lernaella stagnicola genome segment CCGCGAACGCGTCGCCGGGTTCCACTTTGGCATCGGCGATACGCACGCGGTTGATTCGCTCGGCCAGGGATTTCATGCCGACCTTGCGGCGGTCTAGTTTCGGAAAGCTCATGGTCGTTTCCTAGGTTCTCACCTGAAGATAGGCCAACAACGCATCAAGTTGCGAGAAGTCCGGGACAATCAAGTCGACCCCGGCCCGCACGAGGCGGCTGCGCTTGGCGGCGTTGAGGCTGAAGCGTCGCAATTCGTCGCTCGCCACGCCGACGGTATAGCCGCCGCGCTTGTGGGTTTCGCGGATTTCCAGCGGTCCGTCGCCGAAGGTGATCAGGCTCGCCGCGTCCCCGATCTCACGCAAAATTCGATCGAGCACCAGCCGCTTCACTTCCTTCGCGGCGTCGCCCACCGCCCCGTGAATGCGCCCTTCGAACAATTCGGCATAGCCCAGCGCCGCGGCTTCGCGCTTGACGTCGGCCGCGTCGGTGCCGCTGGCCAGGTAGAGTTTTACGCCCTTTTGATGTAACGCGTGCAGCAGCGCTACGGCGTTTTTCATAGTGAAATCGGCTATTTCAAGCTCGCCGCGCTCCAGTTTGGCGACTCGTTGCCGCACCAGTCGTAGCAATTCTGCGTTGAAAATTTCCTTGTAGCCGTGTTCATCAAGCACTTCGTCTTCGGGTACGAGATCGAATTCGCGCACCATGGCGACCAGCCCCTGCATTTGCACCAGGGTTTGCACGCCGGTCGATTTGTCGATGTACTCGCGCACGCGGTCGACGACACGGTGGTATAGCGAATCGTTGGCGCTTTGATAGGACGGCCCCAAAATGGCGCGCGCCATCATCGGCTCCATGATGGTTTCCCACCCCTCGCGCAACGTGGAGATCGTGCCGTCGTGATCGAAAATGGCATGAGTGAACGTCGGCGGTGGTTGACGTTCGCCGATCAACTCGAATTCCGTACCCGGTAAAATGCGCGCCGCCCGCGGGTCCTCGGCGAGTTCCGGGCGATACACGTAGTCGGGTTGCGCGCCGACGGCCAACACCTCGGCGGGCGTCGCGGTGCCGGTCTGCCGCAGTTTGAGCACGGTGATTGCCGCGACGATGTTACCGAATACCGCGGCTTCCGCCGCGGTGGCGCCGACGGCCAGGGCCGATGCGATACCCGCCAGCGTGGCATCGCCGGCACCGACTGGGTCGATCCTTCCCAACACCTGGATGCCGGGGATTTCCTGCAAGCCCGATTCGTCGGCCACGATCAAGCCGCGTGCGCCCCGCGTGATGAATACCGGGCGACCGATCCGCCGGTGAAGCAACCGCGCGGCCTCCAGCGCGTTTTCCTTGAGTACGAGCGCCCCAACCGGATACTCGTAGCCCGCCAGTCGCGCCGCCTCGTGGTCATTGATTTTCAGGATGGCCGCCGGGTACGCCTCGGAGTGATTGCGGCTGTCGACGATGACGATTTTGTCCCGATGCGCTTCGAGCAATTCACGGAGCTTGCCGCGTAGATAGGGCGAGTGAATCCCGTTGCCGACTTGCTCGTTGACGATCAACGCGTCCAGTTCCGGTAGCCGCGCGGCCACGCGCTCGAGAAGCCGGTCGGCAGTCTCGGTGCTAAGCCGATTAAAAAAGCCGAAGTCGAACCGGCGCTTTTCGGTTTCGCCCTCGTAAGGCTTGAGATACGCCACGGTCGCCCACGCGTCTTGTTGGGTGAGCAGATCGTCGATCCGTACGTTCTTTAAGGCCAACAGGCGTTGTATTTCGCGTCCCCAGGGATCGTCGCCCAGTACGCCGAAGGCTTCGACATGACGGCACTTCAGGTCGGCCAGGTTGTTGGCCACATTGCCCGCGCCTCCCAGCGCGACCTCGTAACGCAACACCGGTTGCACCGGCAGGCCGGTCTCCAAGGATAATTCGTTTGCGTCGCGGTCGACGAACACATACACGTCGAGGGCGAAATCGCCCAACACGCCCACGTGGGATGCCGAAATGCGTTCAAGCAACGAATCCAAATCTGTCGTGGTGAAGTTCTCGAATATGCGTGTCACACCAACCTCGTAGAAACAAAAAAGCCGACCACCCGGCCGGCCTTTCCGATGGCAGCGAAGGGACTCGAACCCCTGACACAGCGGATATGAGCCGCTTGCTCTACCTCCTGAGCTACGCTGCCGAAGCACCGCCTGATTTTATTGAGCCGCGGCCCTTTGTCAAGACGTAACGCACCCGCCGGGGGCCTCGAAAACGCGGCCGATCACCGCCGGTTAGGGCGTCGGTGCGCCGAAACCCAGAGGAAACGCGGCGTGCCAGAGGGCGGCCTCCCCGCCGTAGGTCATGTGTATTTCTTCGTTGTCGACAATCAACAACGTGACGTATTCGCCCATGTATCCGGCCAGGTCGATCGGCGTGCGAGTCCAATCGCCGGAGAGGTTCGTCAGGTAATGCACGCCGGTCGGGGCAATGCCCATGTCGCTGTATTCGGTCGCGCCGATGTGGATGAATCCGTCCTCGTCCATGGCCATGGACACCCAGCGATTCATGATGCCGTCAGCGGTGGTGGTCACCGCTTCGTTTTCCCAGGCGCCGCTGCCGTTGGTCGCGTAACGCACAACGTCGTTGTCGATGTCGCCATAGGCAAGGTGTAAGTTCCCCTCGGCGTCGATGGCCAATGACCCGTTGCCGCTCGAGTGGTTCGTATTGTCGATCACCTCGCTGGTCCAACCGCCACCCTGGTTTGTATAGTGGCTCATTTGGTAACTTGGTGACGTCGTAACCGCGATGTGCGCCGCCCCCACGTCGTCGATAACCAGTGAGGTTCCTCCCGACAGGGTCATTCCCGTCGCGACGCTTTCAGACACCCACGTCCCGCCGGTGTTCTCGGCATACTTCAACTCATGGTTGGTCAAATCCCAATAGGTAATGTGTACGAAGTCGCCGGTGTCCACCGCGATACCGACGTAGTACCCGACAATGGCCGAATCATCCACTGTCGTGGTCGCCCAGCTTCCCGCGCTGTTTTCGGCATAACGTAAAACACCGGTCGAATTGTCAAAATACGCCACGTGCACCGCGCCGTTGCTGTCGGCCGCGGCGGCGATATGTAAATCGTTGTCACCGCTGGTGTCGACGAATTCCATCTCCCAGCCGGTAAGGGTTTGCTCGGCGTGACGAAGATAATCGGCGTCGCTCTCGTGATACAGAATGTGTAACGTGCCGTTGGGCTCGACGACTCCCGAGGCGTAGTTGCCCACGACCATGCCCGTGTCCAGGGTTTCATAATCCCAAAGCCCGGTTCCCTTTACGGCATAGCCCAAATCTCGGACAGCGTCGGACGAGTAGGCCAGATGCACGCGGTAATCATCCGACACGGCCACAGCGGCATAATCGCCGTGGCAGTTGCTATCGACATTCTGGTGCACCCACGAACCGGTTTTGTTCGTGGCGTAACGCAATCCGTCGGTCCACTCGCCGTACGTGATGTGCGCCTGACCCGAAAGATCGACGGCGATGCGCGTCGCGGTTCGCATCATGCCGGTGTCGTCCACCACGAAACGGCCCCACCCGCCGCCGGCGTTCGTAGCGTACTTCAAGGTGTAGTTGCTCGCGTCGCGGTAAGAGATATGCACCTTGCCGCCCGCATCCAGGGCGATATCCGTGTCGGCGTCGGTGTCGACGGTGTTATCGACCGTCGTCGAAACCCATAATCCGGACGCGTTGGTCGCGTACTTCAAATGCCGGCCGACCGCGTCGCCGTAGCTGATGTGCACGCTTCCGTCACCGTCGACGGTCAGCGCGCAATCCTGCCCGGTGCCCGCAGAGGTATCGGCCGTTTCGGTTTGCCACATTCCGGTTTCGTTGGTCGCGTACACGAGGTTGTAGTTCGATCCGTGCCGATAGCATAGGTGCGCCGCGCCCGCCGCGTCGATTTTCCAATCGAAATCATTCCGCGCCAAATCGGGATTCGCTAAATCCAACGGCTCGATGTTCCACTCGCCGCCGGCGTTATCGGCCAAGGCGAGCTGCTCGGCGCAAATGTCCTGGAACAGTACATACAGATTTCCAGCGGCATCGAGGTCGATAATCGGATTCGCCGCGAACGCGTAGACCGATGTCACGGAAGCCTTGCGATCATCGGAAACCGTATAGATCAACAACTCGCGAGCCGTTGTGGAGGCCACGTATCGATCGCCGTTGGGCCCGATCACCATGGACGTGCCGGCTTGACCCGGAATGCCGCCTTCAACCCGTTCAATGCGCGGCGGCTGATCGTCGTCGCCACCTGTATCGTCGTCTCCGCCAGTGTCGTCGTCACCGATTGTGTCGTCATCGACATCGGTGTCGTCATCGCTTGTGTCGTCGTCGTCATCCACGGCGTCGTCATCGGTGTCGTTTTCGGTGTCATCGTCATCATCGCCGCAATCGCATCCGGCCACCAAAGCCGCAATCATGGCCAAGCCGAGCAGGATACAAAGACCAATTTTCATTTTCATTGCGCGATCTCCCTCGCGGTTATCCCTTGTCTGATTCCTACCATATTGTCGCCTTTTGAGGAAATAATTCGCTCGCGCCGATCGGTGCGACGTACTCGTGGCCCGGTTTTCACAGTGCGGCATAAAGTCGACGTTGGACGGAGTATGAACGGCGGGTAAATCGGAACGGGGCGTTGAGAAAGAGCCGAACGGTCCTCTCTCAACGACCCGGTAGCCTACGCGAATATTCTAGTTCAGCGTCGGCAGGTCGTACCCCACGGGGAACGACGCCCACCACAACGCTTCGCTCACCATATAGAACATGTGCACCAGCCCGTCAGGCGCCGCGGCTAAGTCGACGAAGTCCCGAAAATAGCCGGCACCGTCGACCAGCCGAGGATCCCAGCCCGCGGCGACGTCGGGGAAATACTCGATCCCGTCCAAGTCGGCTTTCACCGCGATGTGAATATGCCCGTCGGCGTCACAAACGATGGAAGTGAATAGGTTGCCGGTCCGGGAAGTCGGAATCGTTTCAATCTGCCAAGCGCCACTTACGTTGTTCGCGTAACGAGCC includes the following:
- a CDS encoding PfkB family carbohydrate kinase, translating into MTRIFENFTTTDLDSLLERISASHVGVLGDFALDVYVFVDRDANELSLETGLPVQPVLRYEVALGGAGNVANNLADLKCRHVEAFGVLGDDPWGREIQRLLALKNVRIDDLLTQQDAWATVAYLKPYEGETEKRRFDFGFFNRLSTETADRLLERVAARLPELDALIVNEQVGNGIHSPYLRGKLRELLEAHRDKIVIVDSRNHSEAYPAAILKINDHEAARLAGYEYPVGALVLKENALEAARLLHRRIGRPVFITRGARGLIVADESGLQEIPGIQVLGRIDPVGAGDATLAGIASALAVGATAAEAAVFGNIVAAITVLKLRQTGTATPAEVLAVGAQPDYVYRPELAEDPRAARILPGTEFELIGERQPPPTFTHAIFDHDGTISTLREGWETIMEPMMARAILGPSYQSANDSLYHRVVDRVREYIDKSTGVQTLVQMQGLVAMVREFDLVPEDEVLDEHGYKEIFNAELLRLVRQRVAKLERGELEIADFTMKNAVALLHALHQKGVKLYLASGTDAADVKREAAALGYAELFEGRIHGAVGDAAKEVKRLVLDRILREIGDAASLITFGDGPLEIRETHKRGGYTVGVASDELRRFSLNAAKRSRLVRAGVDLIVPDFSQLDALLAYLQVRT